Genomic segment of Paenibacillus sp. FSL R5-0623:
AAGGCACGAAGCCCAGTCTGGGTATCTGACAGCTTTTTACCATACAGCATGGCAAAAATAAAGGAGGTCATCCGATTGCCTAACAGGGACTTTGGGGGTATATTCCCCTCGCTGAAGTTCCTTACCCCGAGCACCAACGAATCCGGATGAAGCCTTGCTTCTTGGGCTATGCGGTATACATCCTCAGCTGCGTGCTGTCCGTCTGAATCAGCGGTTACAACGAAGGAAGATGCGTCGAATTGCCGACCAATATACTCAAATCCGGTCTTGAGTGCCGCACCCTTCCCCTGATTTTCCGCATGAGTCAGCAGAGCACAACCGTCCTCACGAAGCTCCTCGAAAATCGACTGGTAGGCCTCACCAGATCCGTCGTCCACAATAACAATATTAGTAAATCCATACTCTCGCAATTGCCTTACATAGGCTGGAAGTCTCTCATCCGGTTCAAGCGATGGAATGAGGATGATCGTTTCGCCGTTTTGTCTACCTCTAATCATCCTGATAAGCCTCAATTCGACATATTTTCACAGATTCTTTTTTGAATATTGTGAGTATAACATCGAAAAGGCATACAGTAAACGAATAACTTGTATATATATTGGTAAAAAAGTTGCAGTCTTTTATAAACTAATTCATAGGCGAAAAATACTAGTAGAGGGTTAGTCTAGCACTACTCAAACAATTGCACATTCGGCTCTCGTTTCAGCACATGTACCAGCATGGCGTGAATGAACGCCTCCCCAGAATGCAATCGTTTCTCGTAATAGTTCATCTTCTGTCTCCATCGACCGATTGGACATGCTTCGACTTACAAATCTGGACGAATGGCCACTTATGCGGATCACGAATTTGATTTAGAATTACCGTAGACGATTGAAAAAGGCTGTGATTCCAATGTTATTCGAAAGAGACAAATGGTTGCAGTATGGCATTCTGCGCGATGAGCCCTCTCTTGCTGAACGGTTGCCAGAAACACAGTTGCTTGAGAAGGATACGCTAACGAAGATGCTTCTTCAATATCCCAGCGTTGTACTGAAACCTCGCGATGGGAGTTACGGAAGGGATATCCTGTTCATTAGACGAGACGGCGCAAAAGCCTATCGTATTCAAAATGAAAATAACACGGTCACCATGAGAGACAACGATCAGTTACTCGAATGGCTCGAACAAACAAACAAAAGTGATGAATATATTGTCCAAAAGCGTCTGCAGCTTGCTCAAATTAAACACAGGCCGTTCGACATTCGGATCATGGTTCAGCGCAAAAAAGGCTCCTCGTCCAATTGGAACGTGACAGGTTCCTATGCTAAAGTTGCGGCACAAGGATACCAAGTCACCAATGTGAATAACCGCCCCATTCCAGTCCTTAAGGCACTGAGACTAGCTCGAATTGGAGATCGGCGCTTACTTGTCAAAGCGGAACAAGTTGCACGATTAGCTGCCAAACGATTGGGAGAGCATTACCCTATGCTTAGACAAGTTGGGTTCGATATAGCCATCGACAAGAAACTGCGAATTTGGATTATCGAAGGCAATTATCAACCAGCCTTACGGCCTTTCCGACTTTTGAAAGATTCCTCGATGCACCGAAGAATATTATGGTACAAAGAACATTAAACCGAAAAAGAGACGACCTGCCTATTACTCCGGGCAAGTCGTCTTTTCATGTTTCGTACCTAATCTTGATATTAACTCTCTTCGATTATTTCCGGCATTTTCTAATCGCACTTGTAACACGCGTCACTCGGAACTGATTTACCCCTACCTGTATAATGGCGAACTGGCTGTACGACGTACCAGAAGAGGTATACGGTTCAGCCTCAATATTTCCACTCGGTGTTCTAACCGTCGCGGTGATTCTAGTTACCAGGCACACACCACGGTCGGATGATCTCCAAGTCTCGTCACGCTGAACACTATATCTATCGTTACTACAAAAGATGGATGCATACTCCACTACTCCACTCGCATTAAACGAAGTAGAGTTATAGATCTGAACAGGGTCATAACCACCTCTAGGTGCTCCAGGTCTTCTATTTCCCATTCTCAAAACCTCCTTTTTTATTGATAGTCTATTAAATGCAATTAAATAGTTTTAGTGAGGTATAAATGTGGACAAGGCAGAAAAAGTGTGTTTGTACAGTGGTAGAGGGGGAACTGGTAGCTTCTGATGTCGTAGCTCAAACACGAAAAAGAACCACCCTTTAATGTACAAAGGTAGTTCGGGAAATTTGATCGTCTACTATTTTCCGATTCAGTAAGATTGTCTAGATTAAG
This window contains:
- a CDS encoding YheC/YheD family protein, with the translated sequence MLFERDKWLQYGILRDEPSLAERLPETQLLEKDTLTKMLLQYPSVVLKPRDGSYGRDILFIRRDGAKAYRIQNENNTVTMRDNDQLLEWLEQTNKSDEYIVQKRLQLAQIKHRPFDIRIMVQRKKGSSSNWNVTGSYAKVAAQGYQVTNVNNRPIPVLKALRLARIGDRRLLVKAEQVARLAAKRLGEHYPMLRQVGFDIAIDKKLRIWIIEGNYQPALRPFRLLKDSSMHRRILWYKEH